In Jaculus jaculus isolate mJacJac1 chromosome 2, mJacJac1.mat.Y.cur, whole genome shotgun sequence, the genomic window CATATAGATGTGTAAACATGTACAAAACCACAGATGACATCACATCCTTGACATTCAAACCAGCTCATATAATAAATATTCTTTCCCATCTAGTAGGTTTTTCTTAAATTAGTGCTACAATATGACATTCTCCATACTTCCCAGATAAATCAATGGCTTATAGCTTCACATTGTCATTGGGTGTTATCTACCCTGATCCCCAAGGGTGACCCTGCTACAGGCTAAAGTTCCATAAGAACTTTTTAGGGGATAGGCACAGCACCACATGGGATGCTCCCTCTTCCAATGTAGTGTCAGACCTTCCCTGACTCCTAAACATGGACAACTGTGCCAGCTCTGCTTCCAATGCTTTGCAGACTGAAATGTGAGCAAGATAATTGTTCAGGGTGCATTCTCAAAGCTAATGAACTGGTGTATTTCCTTACTGGGAAGGGCAAGACTGTgtctttccagaaaaaaaattggATTCAGGAAAGGTTCTGGGGCTAGGGAGTCTTGTGGAGAAGGCTATAGTCCTTAAATTAGCAATGTTTCCCACATTCTAGAAGGGTCATCCCTTCTAGAAAGCagaggaaatgagaaaaagaaactagATGACACAGACTTCTAAGGTCTCAGGAGACACATGAATCCCTTCTGTGGAAGACAGCTCAGGGAAAGTGCCCTGCAGAAGGGCTGGAGCCTGGGGCTGGTTTGTAAAGCTGGCTGCAGAAGCCCATTGAAGATCCTCATTCTTCACTTCCTCACTTTAGATTGTTTGGAGCCTAAAATAGAGCCCCTGCCTTCCTTACCCGAACCTGCTGGTTTCACCTGGCTGGGCTGTCTCTCCCATAAGTGCTTCTTTTATAAATCCTGCCTGCCTGAATAGGGGAACATTAGTTTCTCACCATCCTAACTGATTGGttttcatttctccagctcccctgcCCCGTCTTAATGATCAATAGGCTTTTATTAGGTTCaagaatgaaatatataaaatatagtgtTGGCTGGGCAAAGATTCCTGCCCCTGGGCAAAAGAAAATCTTTTACTCAGACTCTAGCCATTGGAACCCTCTGGCTGGCAGGGAGAAAGCCTGTCATAGCCGAGTCTTCACAGCTGGCCTTTGGGTGTGCCCTGGACTTCCCTTCTTGCGTTTTACCACATTGTTCAGGCGCCAAATGCCTTCTGCTATGTCTGCGCACAGCACCTGTTTAGTGTGACTCATCCTCAGCCAGACTCTCCTTGCTCTGACAGTGGGGCAGACCTCACACAGGTAAGGAATGCATCTGACTAGGTTAACCCGAGCTCTGTGCGATGGCTAACCTGCTGCACAGTCCTGAGCACTTTGGCTCCTTAGAGGAGCCACTGCAGTAGTGCTCTTTTGTGAGGTATCCCCAAGCCTGGGTAACTGGGTGGGGCCAGGTATGGGACTCAGCTGGCTTATATCTCTGTAGTTGAAgttgaagatttattttttttccagcacaGTGAATTTCAGCTAAAGTTTTAAAGTGAATTTAATAACTCACACTTCAACATGTTATTGTGTGTGTTATAACTACCAAGAAGTAAGTATCAAAGCATTCCCCAACACAATACATCCCTGTTGGGATCAGATGGTACAGAATAAAAAGGGCACATAAATGGCTGTGGCAATTGTGTTTTCTGAACTGTATTACATCTCTCAGCAAATTGTGTGTTTTGCAGGAAATGGGGTGGAAAGGGTAaggagaaatcctgttggaataAAGCAGGTGCCTGATGTGCAGCCACAGAAAGCAGCAAGCTCAGCCTCTGGCTCTCAGCTACAAGCCAGGTGGGTCTGTGGAGTAACACAGTGTTTGTTCCTATTTTTCCTGTCTCCTATGATTCAGTCCCTGAACATAAGGATTCGTCTAAGTTCCTTTCTGTTTCATATTTAAACCAGTAACTGTTGGAAGGAAGAGGGATCATTGAAATTAGCTCAGGAAACCTGTgggcctcctcctccccctcaccCACACTTGTTTTCTCATCCTGAGATTAAGAAGTTATGCAGTCTGACAATGCACTTTTCCTCTACAAGTCTTGACATCATTGGTGTGATTttctgtttcactttttttttttttctcccagcacCTGTTAGAAACAAAAGTCTGGTGGTCTTCAAGGgaatttgttctatttttgttgAGAAGTAGGGCAAAAGGGAGGAGTGAATAGGGATGATTTTCGTTTTGAAATGAGCCACTTATTTTCAGATTTATTAGCATATACTAACACAAAGTGTTTTGCTAACCATCCTTTTAGACCTCCAACCATGTGGCAGTGGTAAACTCTTTcttttacttgtatttttttaGTGCCATCAAGGAAACGCAGATAGGGGGTTTTTAAATGACTTCATACTGAAGGAAAACAGCACCAATTACAAGCagatatttaaaaggaaataattttctGTTAAGATTCATAAATGTGttttccccccctttctctaCAACACTGTGCACCGGGAAAGACGGAGATCTTGTCACATGTGTTCACGAGAACTTTCCATGTTTCATCGTGATTGTTTGGCTATTGTTCTCCCTCTCCGCCAGCCTTCCCTTTTATCTTTGCACTTCTCAAGCTCCTCGGATAGACAGGTCTCTAAAGGGCTACCAGGCATTCCTTCCGAGCCTGCCTAGCTGAACTTCCCGGGGAAGCACCGCGGCCCGCGCGGGAGCCCGCTGCAGGACTGGGCCGGTGCGGCTGGACGGTCCCGGCCGCTCTGCGCTTTGTGTGCGCGCGCCCTCCTGCTCGCTCAGAAACCCGGGCTCCTTACTCGGCCCGTGTGCAAACGAACCTCTCCAAATGTAACTTCCAAATATAGGCTCTCCCGCCACCGGGGCTGACCCGGTGTCCTGGGGCCGGCCCTTCCTTCCCGGGCGGACGTGGCGTCCCAGCCTCCCCGGGCCCACATCTGCGAGCCAGGCTGGGGAGCGCCCGGGTCTCGGAAAACTGACCCGGCCCAAGAAGTGACATTTCCTCTCTAGAAAGCACTTAAAACTGCTTTTTCTCTCCACTGAAATCCCCCAAACAGCCCATTTTGAACCAGAATAATTTGGCCTGACAACAGATTCTTCCTCTGTTCACAGCTGTCCCAGCGGGAGGAGCTGAAACCCGAACCTCTGGGCTGTGATTGGATCCTTGGAGCCAAAGAGAGGCAGAAATCCCCTCCCTGCCCGGAGGAGCTCAGTTGGGAAGGAGCCGGGTGACTTCAGAGGCGCCGGCCTgtccgcccgccgccgccgccgcacctGAGCGCGGCCCTCGGCCCGCCGCCGGCGCGATGCTGTAGGGCCCGGCCGGTCCTCCCTCCGGACCGTTATCCCTCCATCCCGCCGCCGCGCCGCGACGCGCCGCGCGCCCCGCAGGCAAGATGCCGCGCTCCTTCCTGGTCAAGAAACATTTCAACGCCTCCAAAAAGCCAAACTACAGCGAACTGGACACGCACACAGGTAAAAGAACGAGATCCATCTGTCAATAGGTCCATAGGAATGTGTGTGTTGCTCAGATAGTTACCACGGAGCCGAAGACCAAGCGGTTTCCCTGCAGTTTATATTCTTTCGATCATGTAGGGCTAGGTTTTAATTCAAAACTTTCCGAGCTGTCCACTGACCAGAAAGACCGTCAAATTCCAGCTTCGTTCCGAAGCTTGTATATACATGCATAGTGAATACGCCAGGGTGAGCGGACCTGCCTTCGCAGACAGACTCCTTTGGGCACCTGGCAGGCAGCTTGTTTGAGGCTCGTACCACAGACATAGCACGTGGAAATAGCCCAGGCGTAGAGTAGAAAACAACTTTTCAGAACGTTTAGAAATAATGTTTAGGCTCTTCCTTCTCTGGGGCCAGAGAACCACTTGCTGGAAGCGAGCAGGGCCAGGCCAGGCAGCTGTCAGACTGCTCGTGCAGAACAGTGACTACCGGCTGCCAGGGAGAAATGAAACGATTTACCTATCTGCGTGTCCTTCTAAGAGACTCTTTCTTCGTTATAGAGTCCTGTGTGTGTTGTTAACTACTGTCTCGTTGTGAGTGCGTAGTTTTAATATAGCTTCACCTTAATCTTTCCTTGCTTTACTTTCCTCCAGTGATCGTTTCCCCTTATCTCTATGAGAGCTACCCCATGCCTGTCATACCAAAGCCAGAGATCCTCAGCTCAGGAGCTTACAGCCCCATCACTGTGTGGACGACGACAGCGCCATTCCACTCCCCTCTGCCCAATGGACTCTCTCCTCTTGCCGGATACCCCTCATCCTTGGGGCGAGTGAGTCCCCCTCCTCCATCTGACACCTCATCCAAGGATCACAGTGGCTCAGAAAGCCCCATTAGTGATGAAGAGGAAAGACTACAATCCAAGCTTTCAGATCCTCATGCCattgaagctgaaaagtttcagTGCAATTTATGCAGTAAGACCTATTCAACTTTTTCtgggctggccaaacataagcaGCTGCACTGTGATGCCCAGTCTAGGAAATCTTTCAGCTGCAAATACTGTGACAAGGAATATGTGAGCCTGGGCGCCCTAAAGATGCACATTCGGACCCACACATTACCTTGTGTCTGCAAGATCTGTGGCAAGGCATTCTCTAGGCCCTGGTTGCTTCAAGGCCACATCAGAACTCACACTGGTAAGAGAAAATGTAGACAGGAATGTCTCTCCCTAATTGAACTAACCTGGTGGGGCTGGCTGTCGGGTTGGGGTTGTGTGAGGTAGTGATACACTGCTTTCTATGATGGTCAACTACGAATAGCTACTTTCTAACTGCTCAAAAACTTGTTAGAGCACACAGTGCTCCATTTCCTCCTCACAACCTCTGCTCCAGAGACTGCAAACAGCATTTAGACTTTGGAAAGTAGATTCGGCAGGTTTGGTCTCAAAGATCAGTTCGAAATTCAGGAACAATGTGattgaatgtgtattctgtgaaaCTGCCCATAGTAGTCagcaaataaaaatgttgggattGTAGTCAATTGATTTGGTAAATAGATGGAGGAGTTTCTGTAGTTTTCTGTTACATTCTGGCTGTGAAATTTGTGAGCTCTTATTGAGTTGAGCAGTTGGAACTgaatttgatttgtgtgtgtgtgttttgtttgtttcattttcttgctgCTAGATTTGTTATCTTTAGCATAAAATCAACTGCAGGAGTCAAGGCATTTATACAACCTTAGTCATGATGCAAAAGTATGGATATTGGGAAATGCTGGGAGGGGCTCAGCATTGACCACCTGCTGAAGCAGAAACCCTTAAGAGAAAGCCCTGCAACTTTGTGAGTTATCTTTGCATGGCTGGCAGCACTAATGCTATTCTgcctttaatttttaatgataattttatcttaAAGGGATAACTGCTGATGGTAACTTTATCTTAACAGGCTAATATGGGGAATTAAATCAGGCTATACTTCTTATCTTTTTGATAAAATGTGATTGATGTTCATTAACactatttggttttgtttcttctaAAAATACTGactgtattttccttttcttttcatcccTTAACCTCAACTCCAGGGGAAAAGCCTTTTTCTTGCCCTCACTGCAACAGAGCATTTGCAGACAGGTCAAACCTGAGGGCACATCTGCAGACCCATTCTGATGTAAAGAAATACCAGTGCAAAAACTGCTCCAAAACCTTCTCCAGAATGTCTCTTCTGCACAAACACGAGGAATCTGGCTGCTGTGTAGCACACTGAGTGATGCAATCAATGTTTACTTGAACAGAATGCATTTCTTCACTCCAACACCAAATGACAAATAAAAGTCCAAAGGCATTTTCTCTTGTGCTTACCAACCAAATAATATGTATAGACacacatgagtgcacacacataTTAAAAGCTGCAAGAACACGGAACCCATGTGTTTAACGTTAATCCTTTCCATGTGAAGTTTAAATTTACTATATATTTACTGACAGCTAGATTGAGAGGATAAAAGACAAGGACCATTCTCTTCAAAGATGAAGCAAAAAgcacattgcatttttttttaactaagaaaGAATGCAAAGATTTACATTGCTGCCAAATCATTTCAACTGAAAAGAACAGTATTGCTTTGTAATAGTTTGTAATAGAATTTCCTATAGGAAAAGAATCTGCCAGATGCTATCTCAGGTGCCTTTTTAATTATTCCAAGTTTACTTCATTCCATGTCTGATGTCAGGTTGTCATCGTTGAATTGAAGCCTTTTTGGATTACCTATAATGCTTTAAACTGTAttgttaagagaaaaaaatgagaaaaagaacaaaacacaggagaatgtattaaaaaatatatatatttttttgttgccaACATGTGCCTTGGGAGAGGAGGGAAGTACGAGCTTTGAACATTCCTGGTGCATGCTCCATGTCTTACTTATTAAAGAGTTTTAATGATCTTCTAAAACTAAGTAAATAAGGGGATACGTGCAAGAGAGGATTTTTAGACATTCAGTAATGTACTTAAACTATGTTAAATGCATAAGACAGATGCAATAATTCAACACCCCTCCAAGTGCCTTTTTAATTGATTTGTAGTTGTGTCAATgtaaatttgtgtttatttttatatgattgAATGAGCTTTGTATGAAAGTAAGATGTTGTCTATAGCTGTGCCTATACAAAACCTGAAGACTTGTGAAATcaatgttcctttaaaaaaataactttcaagGTCCTTTtttacaataaacattttttgaTTTAAAATTTGTTGCTCATACACTATTTTCAAAGACCACTTGCTTTAATATGAAATGCTATATTAATAATTATCTCTTAGGTTAATAAGAAAAAGTGTAGTGTTTTTATACATGTCCGGCATTGCTTAATGTGAAATTATAGTAAACTTTTTTTCTCTACTCTTTAAACTGTCACATTCAAACAAGATAACATCATGATGGTAGTTTGTTAACAAAGTATCATAACCAAAATTATAATTTTGGGGGCATACAAATATGTTATTAATGTCAAGAATACCTTTTAAAGCTTTTATATTAACTTTAGTCACTTTATGAAATAAACTGTCATTATTTATGTTGCCACATAGGCCattgaaaataaactttaagaTCCTTAAATGAAATAGCATTTAAAGAGTTGCAAGAGGAAAATTTAGAAAAACTGCATGAAAAATAGATTCATCATAAATGATAcaagttaaaaattaaatcatgCAAAATTCCACATGTAGTAATATGAATTAAGTAATATGTATGATATCAGCAATAAACTGGGAAGTTAAACTGTCCTTTTATGTTACTTGCACAAACTGAGCAAGTTCCCACCCAAACCCAGTATGCActcaataaaatagaatttattcAGCTGttacatattcatattcatatttgcTAAATGGATATTCACTAATATGCAAAGTTACAGCCATGATCATAACTATGAGAGTCACCCAAATGTGTATTTGAACCCAAACTTCAAGTCCATTATAACAATAGTTCCTTCCACTATCAGCTAATCACTTTTCTCTAGTATGATTAGAACTTACaaagtcataatttttttaatgttcttgtgATCCAAATAAAAGCTGGAACATTATGCTATCTCAGAGATATTTGTAGTAGCAATACCAATATGATTCCATTAATATTCACATTCAGTCCTTTGAATATATTACATTAGCATTTCAACCCACATCTAAGATGGTTCTATATTGAtaacatttttcaattttatattgTACTTTAAATTTGTTTGGATAGCTTGGGACATATATTTCAGGGGTACAATTATTTGGAACAACATTTTCCAGCAATGGCCTATCACTTACCTGGAACATTCTAAAGTTATAAGGACTACATGAGCACACTGGGTAGAAATATTGTCTATAGTAATCTGAATGCTTGCAGTCCAGCTAACATGCAGAAATATCATGCAAAGGAAATGTGAATCAAGCATTTCCCACCCCACCTCAGTTTATGtgctgggttttatttatttatttgtaatgggaaaaagagagggaggaggaagaaagagaaagaaagggcataccagggcctcttgctactgcaaatgaattctagatggatgtaccactttgtgtgttgtattttatgtgggtactgaggaatcaaacccaggccattaggctttacaagcaagtgccttgaccactaagcaacaTTGCTAGCCCAGAGTCAAGCATTATTGAATTGTCTGGTGGTTAACAAATATCTATATCTACCTCCATTTTCCTCCCTCACTGGTAAATATATAGGCAAAATTTCTTGGTGTCCAAAATTTAAGCAGCTAATTTTCTGAAGGGAAAAGTCTATTTATTACTTTAATTTCTTAGTGAGGGGTTAATAGTAATTTTGTACAATATATTTAGCATTATCAccattctaatttcatttttaatttaaattttttaatattaataaaatactgTGAAGCTGAAGGTGCATAGTGCTGAATACAGATATTCagagtatatataaatatacctgAATCTTTACCAACAATTTTGACTGGATTTCTGCTCTTCTATAATAAATATATCTTGTTCAGTTGTAACTTTGAATTATTTCCAAATTCAACACTAAATGCATgcttcatgtgtgtatatacatatatgatactTAGTTCATCACAGACTTTTGTTGACCTTTCTTCTTCACTATACATAGAATATCTGTAATGTAGAAATTTTTCACTACTTAGCATATTGCCAGCACAAAATTTTAGTAAACATTTGTTGACTGAATCAATTGACAAGATACTATAAATGGCAGAGAATCTTATagatttaaaagaaattcaacattttcttctttatttaagtAGAGTATGTTCCCAAGATATGTCCCAAGCTAATTTACTGATATATCTCCAAGCACTATGGTGAGAGTCCCTCCACAAAAGAGGAAAGGGGCAAACATGTCCATAGAGAGGCCTGGTAGGCATTATGAGAGCCTGagttatgaagcctaagaattttAACAATAGcacatgtacataaatatatttgGAGTTCTTCTTTTGTTTCCTATGAAACACTGTGATGAAGTAGGAAGAGGAAACACATTTAAATCCAACCTGTATAATCACTGAATGGCTGGCTTTCTACTTGTTCCCTCTTCATCCTTATCCAGTTATTTAACTGCTCTATGCATGTTTGCCAAATTATAAAGTAGGACAAGAATTTCAATACAATAAAGAAAGAATTCAAGAACCTTTTCTTTAATGAGCTTTGTACATTAATAGTGAGCCCCCACTGTTGTTATTACATGCTTACTATATACTTGCCCTTGCATCAGGTGCTGTGTATACCAAGCATTTGATTTGCAATAGTAACATATGACATCCATGTTTCACCAATATGGATATTAAACTCAGGTTGGAAAATAGACTCAAGGTAACCAAGGGGACAAGTTGCAAAACAGAAATTCAAACACAGACTTTTCTGGTCCAAAGCCTCTCTCAGGAGAGAATAGGAATGAGGATACTTGCTGACCACACAGTGATTTAGTGATTTGCAGTTAGTTTAATCCAGAGATTCAGCAAAACAGACAATGGTAATTTATCTTGAAATTCAATATTTAATGGTGTATTTAGGTGCTATCACAACTCAGAAGTTGGATTTTGGACATCAACAACCTTCAGAACCATTTCTCAAGTTCTAGATAAATGGACATTCCATAATATGCTCCATTTCTTTCAGGCAGGGCCCTTCTTGCCATCCCTGGAGATCCCTAAGTCCCCATCTCACATGGGAGCCCATTTTCTCAGCTCTGTTCTCCTTAGAGATGAAAAGCAGCTGGACTCCATCCCCTGTACATTAACACTTCATCTTCTGAAGGCCACTGCTACTCTCTCCCACACCCACACTCCTTACTCGGCTTTTATCTTTTAGACTGAAAAGTTTTCCAAGCTAAACAGTAATTTCTTTCTCCACGAAAATATGGACTCTCTGGTGTAATGAGGCAATTATAATTTTGGAAAGTATAAGGCGTTCCTGGGCAAGAGCCACCTCTTAGATGTTGTCCTTCATTGAGATATGGGAAACATTTCAGTAAAATGAATTTGAGACTGAATAGTCTGCCATCCAAGGAAGTAACACTTTCAAATATGATGATTTCCTATCATTGTTATGTTCTGACCAGAGGCAGCTGAAGAGCCAACACAGTCCCTTTTTACTCAAGCTGGACATATCTGATGGGGGAAAGGGACTCTGAAACCCAATTCTCAGCAATAAATGCACAGTCTAGGAGTACAGGAGGGAATGGCTGGCCAGCCCTGGGCTTGGGCCCCTTTGCCTTCCAGGAAGACATCCTTGCTCTGTATAAAGTGTGCAGTAATGACCAACAAGCATGGCAGCTTTTCCGCAGTGGCACTGGGCCAGAACTCTAAACAATAAGAGATTAGCAGAGGAAATCACAGACTATCCATGTCTACATACTCCAAAATGGCCAGGAAGGTATTTATAGCAAGGAAAAGTCAAGCTGTTGTGAGTAAAAGATGGGGGTGCTTGTATATTGTGAACCAATCCATTTAATTAAACTCCTCTGGTTATATCAGTCAGTTGAATTTGTTCAGCCTGTTTGTTGGAAACAGAGAGTTGTGAAGCCCTTTCAGTGATCCCTAAGTAGTTCTCCTGGACTACCACTAAGAGGAAAGGCTTGTTCCTCACCTACTCTAGTAGTTAGCATGGTGGAGAATGTGTGATCGTGGGCTCCCAGTTTATTCTGGTGCTTGAGTCAAGTTCCTCCCAGGTAAGGGGCCACAGTTTCTTTCATTAAATAGCTTGTATTTGACACTAAGGAGTAAGGAGATACATGGTTGAATAAGATAGTGATTACTTCTCTATTTTCTAGTGAGGAttatgggctgacctggaactcactctgttctcCAGGCTGTCCCAGAACTCactgtgagcctcctacctcagccttctgagtactgagattaaatgtgttAGATACCACCCCCAGCTTAGTGATAACAGATCTTACCAAAGAAAATGAATCAGAATCATATTTATTCTAAGTCTACATAGCCATTAGATATATATAGGGTTGGTACTTTTCAGTATTGAatgttaatttgttttaaaaagtatcttaaaGAAGTAGAAGAAAGGCCAGTAAAAGAGAGAACTGCCTTCCACCAAGCCAAACTTGCTGGGCTATAGGATGtgaatttctcttctctctggtcCCAGGCCTGTAGAATATCAATATTCCCAGTCTCCTCTCAACAGGACCTGGGGATCTGCATTTTTAGTCCTTCCAAGATGATGGGCTGTACTCCAGGAGGCAGACAGCCTTCAACGTTAGGCCTAGCTGCTAGACTCTGTTTCTTGATCTACGTCAGTCCCTGATAGGATGCAGCCAAGATGGCTACAAGGAAGAGTAGTGGGAGACAAGTAGGGCCTGTAAATGCATGGAAAGTGCTCACAGTTGAGGTGGaacatgagaggcagagacacaagATTTCTATcaaagccagctctctccttctaATGGCTTCTCTGTTCCATGAATAACCATAATCCCAATGTTGTATCCCTTCTGTGAAAATTGTTGTAGTCTCTGgatcaaaatgtatttttaaatctgtatctatgctaaatatatataaacttttgtaattatttcctaaatattattttacaaaaaCCTCTTGTgcgtatttatattatttttggttATTATAAGTAACCTAGATATGATAAAAACTGTATAGGAAGATGGGATAGATTGTGTGCAAATATTTTGCCATTTTATACAAGTCCTATGAATATCCCCAGATTTGAAAATTTGAGGGGTTCCTGGAAAGAGTCCTCAGTGGATACCAAGAAACACTGGAGTAGTCTCACTGGGCTCCCTATGCTTGTCTGATTTCCACTCTAATTTTCCTTGTGCTTCAGTTCTACCAAGCCTTACCAACTTTCTCTTTATGCTCCATTCACACTGAAGAAACAGACTGGGCCCTGTTCATGAAGCCTCTAGGAGGAATTTCTCACCAAGCCCAAAGGACTGTCTCTAACAGTGATGTGGACCATGAGCAGAGTCACTGGGGAGAAGCTCTGATTCACTCACTGGTCAGTTTTCTGGACAGGTAACATACCCTCAGGACCTCAGAGCTTCCACAGCTTGCCAGAACAGGCAAGTATGCACTGTGGTAGCTCATGGGTTTCATCCAGGGGACTCTGAACAAGAATTAAGCTTTGCCTGACTGCCCTCACTTATCTTTAACAATATTTGTCAGTTTGCCAAGTGGAAATTATCTTAAGTATTTATCTCCATACCTTGggttactttaatttatttaatcttattttattttcttatcactTATCACATAATATCACAAATAAGCAGCCTTTGGAAGAAACAATTATCTCTGAGTTGGTGACAAACATAtctctttgaaattttattttataatacctAAGCTCGTCCAAAATACAATAAGATGATAATAGACCATTACCTTTATATCACTGTTTTTCCTAAGTGCCTTActgagtaagtgtgtgtgtgtgtgtgtgtgtgtgtgtgtgtaggtgtttgACACCTTGGCCACTGGGAGTGAGCCTTGAAAGTTACACCTGCCTCTAATTCAAAATGATACTCTGTTCCCTGGTTGGCTGCCACAATGTGATTAGGTAACTCATGCTCTTGCTAACACAGACTGAACTTAAATTACCTGAAACCATGAGCGAAAATAAGTCCTTCTTTTGTTAAGTTGATCCTGTCCAGTATGttgtcacagaaaataaaaaggaaaataatattgtataggtatgtgtgtatgtgtatatatataaacatatatacatatatacatatatacatatatgtgtgtgtgtgtgtgtgtgtgtgtgtgtaaatgaagAACTTCCTTATTTCTTGATTACAGTAAAATTTGGTGTAGAGATTTCATATTATTACCAGCACATTGATCACATTGTATTCTCTCATTTTATAAGGCCATATTtattaaaaccaaataaaatggATATCACCAACACATGAGCCTACAAGATCTAAGGGAAAGTGATGGTTTAAGTTCTAGCGGTATGAGTAC contains:
- the Snai2 gene encoding zinc finger protein SNAI2, which gives rise to MPRSFLVKKHFNASKKPNYSELDTHTVIVSPYLYESYPMPVIPKPEILSSGAYSPITVWTTTAPFHSPLPNGLSPLAGYPSSLGRVSPPPPSDTSSKDHSGSESPISDEEERLQSKLSDPHAIEAEKFQCNLCSKTYSTFSGLAKHKQLHCDAQSRKSFSCKYCDKEYVSLGALKMHIRTHTLPCVCKICGKAFSRPWLLQGHIRTHTGEKPFSCPHCNRAFADRSNLRAHLQTHSDVKKYQCKNCSKTFSRMSLLHKHEESGCCVAH